A stretch of the Lepus europaeus isolate LE1 unplaced genomic scaffold, mLepTim1.pri SCAFFOLD_3_1, whole genome shotgun sequence genome encodes the following:
- the LOC133755085 gene encoding LOW QUALITY PROTEIN: telomerase reverse transcriptase-like (The sequence of the model RefSeq protein was modified relative to this genomic sequence to represent the inferred CDS: inserted 1 base in 1 codon), giving the protein MPRAPQCRAVRALLRSRYLEVLPLTTFVRRRDPAAFRALVAQCLACVPWDAQPPLAALSFRQVSSLKELVARFVQRLCECGAKNVLVFGFALLDGARGGPPWAFTTCVRSYLPNTVTETRCGSGAWGLLLHRVGDDVLVHLLARCALYLLVXPSCAYQVCGQPLYELGTVAETRPPAPRAWDPDGPRVHATGSEQQRWRGLGAPGLTRLQFGARAFCGLRGHLREWTASGSPAPPGIFLGWTPRSGGSLRLRWLSPRYWRMRTLFQKLLANHAWCPYGALFRMLRGPATQGPAADPRKDAGSWRLVRFLQQHSVAGARIPAGVRRLVLPGLWGSRHKERCFLRNTKFISLGKHSKLLLQELTWKVRVRSPGEWGVATSRAMEHRLREGILARFLLWLLDACMVGLLRSFFYVEETTFQKNRLLFYCRSVWSRLQSVGLRQCLERVQLWELSDAEVQQQARLALSSARLHFIPKPRGLQPIVNTDSMVRARTFCREKAQPWTSCIQTLFSMLNYEQAQWPGLLGASVLGSTRSPWRPQLTQP; this is encoded by the exons ATGCCACGCGCGCCCCAGTGCCGAGCCGTGCGCGCGCTCCTGCGCAGCCGCTACCTCGAGGTGCTGCCGCTGACCACGTTCGTGCGGCGCCGGGACCCGGCGGCCTTCCGCGCTCTGGTGGCCCAGTGCCTAGCGTGCGTGCCCTGGGACGCACAGCCGCCCCTCGCCGCCCTCTCCTTCCGCCAG GTGTCCTCTCTGAAGGAGCTGGTGGCCAGGTTCGTGCAGAGGCTCTGCGAGTGCGGCGCGAAAAACGTGCTGGTCTTCGGCTTCGCGCTGCTGGACGGCGCCCGCGGCGGCCCGCCCTGGGCTTTCACCACCTGCGTGCGCAGCTACCTGCCCAACACGGTGACCGAGACGCGGTGCGGCAGCGGCGCGTGGGGGCTGCTGCTGCACCGCGTAGGCGACGACGTGCTCGTGCacctgctggcgcgctgcgcgcTCTACCTGCTGG GCCCGAGCTGCGCCTACCAGGTGTGCGGGCAGCCTTTGTACGAGCTCGGCACCGTAGCCGAGACCCGGCCCCCTGCACCGCGCGCGTGGGATCCAGACGGGCCCCGCGTCCACGCGACGGGTTCAGAACAGCAGCGGTGGCGAGGCCTGGGCGCCCCTGGGCTCACCCGCCTACAGTTCGGGGCGCGGGCCTTTTGCGGCCTGCGCG GGCATCTGAGGGAGTGGACTGCAAGCGGGAGCCCGGCGCCTCCGGGCATCTTCCTGGGCTGGACGCCGAGGTCCGGGGGTAGCCTCAGGCTGCGCTGGCTGTCCCCGCGCTACTGGAGGATGCGGACCCTGTTCCAAAAGCTGCTTGCGAACCACGCATGGTGCCCATACGGCGCGCTCTTCCGGATGCTGCGGGGGCCGGCTACGCAGGGGCCGGCCGCCGACCCCCGGAAGGACGCGGGCTCCTGGCGCCTGGTGCGGTTCCTGCAGCAGCACAGCGTGGCAGGTGCACGCATACCTGCGGGCGTACGCCGCCTGGTGCTCCCTGGCCTCTGGGGCTCCAGGCACAAGGAGCGCTGCTTCCTGAGGAACACGAAGTTCATCTCGCTGGGGAAGCACTCCAAGCTCTTGCTGCAGGAGCTGACCTGGAAGGTGAGGGTGCGGAGCCCAGGTGAGTGG GGCGTGGCAACATCCCGGGCCATGGAGCATCGACTGAGGGAGGGGATCCTGGCCAGGTTCCTGTTGTGGCTGCTGGACGCCTGCATGGTGGGGCTGCTCAGGTCCTTCTTCTATGTTGAGGAGACCACGTTCCAGAAGAACCGGCTCCTCTTCTACTGCAGGAGCGTCTGGAGCAGGCTGCAAAGTGTGGGCCTCAG gcagtgcctgGAGCGGGTGCAGCTGTGGGAGCTGTCGGACGCAgaggtccagcagcaggccaggttgGCCCTGTCCTCGGCCAGACTGCACTTCATCCCCAAGCCCAGAGGCCTGCAGCCCATCGTGAACACAGACTCCATGGTGAGAGCCAGAACATTCTGCAGGGAGAAG gcccagccctggacctcaTGCATCCAGACACTGTTCAGCATGCTCAACTATGAGCAGGCGCAGTGGCCCGGCCTGCTGGGTGCCTCTGTGCTGGGCTCCACCAGGAGTCCCTGGAGACCgcagctgacccagccctga